In the genome of Quercus robur chromosome 3, dhQueRobu3.1, whole genome shotgun sequence, one region contains:
- the LOC126718260 gene encoding putative ABC transporter C family member 15 isoform X2, with amino-acid sequence MESVIIDISLEILTLTFAIAFLTWVLQNVWRQRREGDINEHGRVRGCRVFTMITVLSNVIISILYLDFGLYEYWNHRIITIKSVFLFMTWVLATLVAVLSKNRTLSGNKRWPLILILWWVFSFIVDSVSLTIYTITHLKSIDFPSPFPEPNIVDFASFPFAILLCFNAFPTSCTRKHSDIVEPLLQKENESSLGDDGEFTNAGIWSQLTFQWLNPIFKRGRVQKLELPHIPPIPQSETAENASPLLEKSLRKASSLPKAIACAIWKPLFMNAALAGRLMLHNSHIPLMYWTPLLLRSMHQGVNTIASYTGPLLITNFVNFLLGKEDDLGTHYGLILALIFFFAKTVESLTQRQWYFGAQRIGIQLRAALISLIYKKSISTKYVGLSNGKIINLINVDAERIGDFCWHIHRVWLLPVQVILALIILYRNLGAAPSFAALFATLLVMVCNTPLVKMQKRLHSKIMEAKDSRIKVTVETFKCMRILKLHSWEPSFLKKLLHLRETERSWLKKYLYSSSAVTFLYWASPTFVSIVTFGVCIVLKTPLTAGTVLSALATFQILREPIYNLPELISMIAQTKVSVERIQDFIGEEEQKKLIRDHTSNALNIAIEIDIGEYAWETSEEKLMRPTIKILEKMKIMKGYKVAVCGPVGSGKSSLLSSILGEIPRISGGGVTVYGRKAYVPQTAWIQTGTIRENVLFGKEMNKAYYEDVLEACALNQDIKIWQDRDLSVVGERGMNLSGGQKQRIQLARAVYSDADVYFLDDPFSAVDAHTGTYLFKKCLMHLLSQKTVIYATHQVEFLDASDLVLVMKAGRIVQSGRYEDLMADSNGELVRQMAAHRKSLNQVNLLQDDNTLTTRPHEINEIEAAEKKFEGPINNGKLKARTEEEEEAETGRVKWSVYSTFVTSVYKGALVPVTLLCQVLFQGLQMGSNYWIAWATEVEGRVSRKHMIGIFILMSGGSSIFVLGRAVLLSTIAVETAQRLFCGMITSVFRAPISFFDSTPSSRILSRSSTDQSTVDTDIPYRLAGLAFALIQLLSIIILMSQVSWLVFVLFLAIIAISMWYQDYYITTARELARMVGIRKAPILHHFSESVSGAATIHCFDQEERFVTRILSLIDDYSRITFHNSATMEWLCVRINFLFNLVFFLVLIILVSLARSAIDPSLAGLAATYGLNLNVLQAWVIWNLCNVENKMISVERILQFTNIPSEAPLVIEDHRPKPEWPTNGRIELENLHVQYNLALPMVLKGITCTFPGEKKIGLVGRTGSGKSTLIQALFRVVEPSGGRILIDGVDICKIGLQDLRSRLGIIPQDPTLFQGTVRSNLDPLQQHSDQEIWEVIRKCRLAEIVNQDQRLLDAPVAEDGENWSVGQRQLVCLARVLLKKKTILVLDEATASIDTATDNLIQETIREETKGCTVITVAHRIPTVIDNELVLVLDEGNIVEYDSPAQLLKDKSSSFSKLVAEFLRRSSKSACHRDIS; translated from the exons ATGGAGTCAGTCATCATTGATATCTCCTTGGAGATTCTCACCTTAACATTTGCCATAGCGTTTCTGACATGGGTTTTGCAAAACGTTTGGAGACAAAGGAGAGAGGGTGATATAAATGAGCATGGACGAGTTAGAGGGTGTAGAGTTTTTACAATGATCACTGTTCTATCCAATGTCATCATCTCAATACTGTACCTTGATTTTGGTTTGTATGAATATTGGAATCATAGGATTATCACTATTAAATCTGTCTTCTTGTTCATGACTTGGGTTTTAGCAACTTTAGTAGCAGTCTTATCAAAGAATAGAACTCTTAGTGGAAACAAAAGGTGGCCATTGATCCTTATCCTCTGGTGGGTCTTTTCCTTCATCGTTGATTCAGTATCTCTCACCATTTACACTATCACACATTTGAAATCCATAGATTTTCCAAGTCCTTTTCCAGAACCTAATATAGTTGATTTTGCTTCCTTTCCTTTCGCAATACTTCTTTGTTTCAATGCTTTTCCTACTAGTTGTACTAGGAAACACAGTGACATAGTAGAGCCTTTActgcaaaaggaaaatgaaagttCCCTTGGTGATGATGGTGAATTCACAAATGCTGGAATTTGGAGCCAACTTACCTTCCAATGGTTAAACCCTATTTTTAAAAGAGGTCGAGTTCAAAAGCTTGAATTACCTCATATTCCTCCAATTCCTCAATCAGAAACAGCAGAAAATGCTTCCCCGTTGCTGGAAAAATCGCTCAGAAAAGCATCATCATTGCCAAAGGCCATAGCCTGTGCCATATGGAAACCCTTGTTCATGAATGCAGCTTTGGCAG ggcggctcatgcttcacaattcacatattccacttatgtattggactcctctccttcttcggtcaatgcatcaag GAGTTAACACAATTGCATCCTATACTGGTCCCCTCCTAATCACAAACTTTGTGAATTTCCTGCTGGGAAAGGAAGATGATTTAGGCACCCACTATGGTCTGATTCTTGcactcattttcttctttgcaAAGACAGTGGAGTCACTAACTCAAAGACAATGGTATTTTGGTGCACAGCGAATTGGCATACAATTAAGGGCAGCTCTAATATCATTAATTTACAAGAAATCTATATCCACTAAGTATGTTGGTTTAAGTAAcggtaaaattataaatttaatcaaTGTGGATGCTGAAAGAATTGGAGACTTCTGCTGGCACATTCATAGAGTTTGGCTGCTTCCAGTCCAGGTCATTCTGGCCTTGATCATCCTCTACAGGAATCTAGGAGCTGCCCCCTCCTTTGCTGCTCTTTTTGCCACACTTTTGGTGATGGTATGCAACACGCCTTTGGTTAAGATGCAAAAAAGGCTTCACTCCAAGATCATGGAAGCTAAGGATTCAAGAATCAAAGTGACTGTGGAGACTTTCAAGTGCATGAGAATTTTGAAACTGCATTCATGGGAACCCTCATTCTTAAAGAAGCTCCTACATCTCAGGGAAACTGAGAGAAGCTGGCTGAAAAAATACCTGTATTCTTCCTCAGCAGTGACCTTTCTCTATTGGGCTTCACCAACTTTTGTTTCAATTGTCACTTTTGGTGTCTGCATTGTATTGAAGACACCATTAACAGCAGGTACAGTCCTCTCAGCCTTAGCCACTTTTCAAATTTTACGAGAACCTATCTACAACCTACCAGAGCTCATTTCAATGATTGCTCAAACAAAGGTCTCAGTTGAGCGTATCCAAGATTTCATTggtgaagaagaacaaaagaaGCTGATACGTGATCATACTTCAAATGCTTTGAATATCGCAATTGAGATTGATATAGGGGAATATGCTTgggaaacaagtgaagaaaaattaatgagacctacaatcaaaattttggagaagatgAAGATAATGAAAGGTTACAAGGTTGCAGTTTGTGGTCCGGTTGGGTCAGGAAAATCAAGTCTTCTCTCTAGTATACTTGGTGAAATTCCCAGGATTTCTGGGGGAGGAGTAACAGTTTATGGAAGGAAGGCCTACGTGCCCCAAACTGCTTGGATTCAAACAGGTACGATTAGAGAGAATGTGCTGTTTGGCAAGGAAATGAACAAGGCATATTATGAGGATGTACTAGAAGCCTGTGCTTTGAATCAGGATATCAAGATTTGGCAAGACAGAGATTTGAGTGTAGTTGGAGAGAGGGGAATGAACTTGAGTGGAGGACAAAAGCAAAGAATCCAACTGGCAAGAGCTGTCTATAGTGATGCCGATGTTTATTTCTTGGACGACCCTTTCAGTGCTGTTGATGCCCATACTGGAACCTATTTGTTCAAG AAGTGTCTCATGCATCTATTGTCACAAAAGACCGTCATCTATGCTACTCATCAAGTGGAATTTTTAGATGCTTCCGACCTTGTTTTG GTGATGAAAGCTGGAAGGATAGTTCAGTCAGGAAGGTATGAAGATCTGATGGCAGATTCGAATGGTGAACTTGTTAGACAAATGGCTGCTCATAGAAAATCACTAAACCAAGTTAACCTACTCCAAGATGATAATACCTTAACTACTAGACCCCATGAGATAAATGAGATAGAAGCtgcagaaaaaaaatttgaaggtcCCATCAACAATGGAAAACTTAAAGCAagaactgaagaagaagaagaagcagaaactGGTAGAGTAAAATGGAGTGTTTACTCAACCTTTGTTACTTCTGTATATAAAGGAGCTCTAGTTCCAGTTACCCTTCTCTGTCAAGTTCTCTTCCAAGGACTACAAATGGGCAGCAATTACTGGATTGCGTGGGCAACAGAGGTAGAAGGAAGAGTCAGTAGAAAGCATATGATAGGGATATTCATTTTGATGTCTGGTGGGAGCTCAATCTTCGTATTGGGAAGGGCAGTTTTGCTATCTACTATTGCTGTTGAGACTGCTCAGCGTCTCTTCTGTGGAATGATCACATCAGTTTTTCGAGCacccatttctttttttgactcCACACCTTCAAGTCGAATCCTTAGTAGG TCTTCTACAGATCAAAGCACCGTAGACACAGACATTCCCTACAGATTAGCTGGATTGGCATTTGCACTTATTCAGCTATTAAGTATCATCATCCTAATGTCCCAGGTCTCTTGGCTAGTCTTCGTTCTCTTCCTTGCAATTATTGCCATCTCTATGTGGTATCAG GATTATTACATTACCACTGCTAGAGAACTAGCCCGAATGGTTGGCATTCGAAAGGCTCCAATCTTGCACCACTTTTCAGAATCAGTTTCTGGGGCAGCAACTATTCATTGTTTTGATCAGGAAGAGCGCTTTGTGACAAGAATTCTGAGCCtgattgatgattattctcgtATAACCTTTCACAATTCTGCCACAATGGAATGGTTGTGTGTTCGGATCAACTTTCTTTTTAATCTTGTCTTCTTCCTTGTTCTGATAATCTTGGTGAGCCTGGCTAGGTCAGCTATTGACCCCA GCTTAGCAGGACTGGCAGCTACCTATGGCTTGAACCTAAATGTTCTTCAAGCATGGGTGATATGGAATCTGTGCAATGTTGAGAACAAAATGATATCAGTTGAGAGAATTCTCCAATTTACAAATATACCAAGTGAAGCACCCCTAGTGATTGAAGATCACAGGCCAAAGCCTGAATGGCCAACAAATGGAAGGATAGAGCTTGAAAACCTTCATGTCCAGTATAATCTTGCACTTCCAATGGTTCTAAAAGGGATTACTTGCACCTTCCCGGGAGAGAAGAAAATTGGACTTGTGGGGAGGACAGGAAGTGGAAAGTCAACTTTAATTCAAGCACTCTTTAGGGTGGTGGAGCCTTCAGGAGGACGTATTCTGATCGATGGAGTTGATATTTGTAAAATAGGTTTACAGGATTTAAGGTCTAGGTTGGGTATAATACCACAAGACCCAACATTGTTTCAGGGAACTGTGAGAAGTAATCTGGATCCTTTGCAACAGCATTCAGATCAAGAAATTTGGGAG GTTATCAGAAAGTGTCGTCTTGCAGAGATAGTGAACCAGGACCAAAGGCTTCTTGATGCACCAG TTGCAGAAGATGGAGAAAATTGGAGTGTTGGACAGAGGCAGCTTGTTTGCCTGGCCAGGGTTCTACTCAAGAAGAAAACAATTCTAGTGTTGGATGAGGCTACTGCTTCTATAGATACTGCAACAGATAATCTAATTCAAGAAACAATCAGAGAAGAGACAAAGGGATGCACTGTTATTACTGTAGCTCATCGTATACCCACTGTTATTGACAATGAATTGGTTCTTGTTCTTGATGAAG GCAATATTGTAGAGTATGACTCCCCAGCTCAGTTACTCAAGGATAAGTCCTCTTCATTCTCAAAGTTGGTGGCTGAATTCTTGAGGAGATCATCCAAGAGTGCCTGCCATAGGGATATTTCTTGA
- the LOC126718260 gene encoding putative ABC transporter C family member 15 isoform X1: protein MESVIIDISLEILTLTFAIAFLTWVLQNVWRQRREGDINEHGRVRGCRVFTMITVLSNVIISILYLDFGLYEYWNHRIITIKSVFLFMTWVLATLVAVLSKNRTLSGNKRWPLILILWWVFSFIVDSVSLTIYTITHLKSIDFPSPFPEPNIVDFASFPFAILLCFNAFPTSCTRKHSDIVEPLLQKENESSLGDDGEFTNAGIWSQLTFQWLNPIFKRGRVQKLELPHIPPIPQSETAENASPLLEKSLRKASSLPKAIACAIWKPLFMNAALADFFLGRLMLHNSHIPLMYWTPLLLRSMHQGVNTIASYTGPLLITNFVNFLLGKEDDLGTHYGLILALIFFFAKTVESLTQRQWYFGAQRIGIQLRAALISLIYKKSISTKYVGLSNGKIINLINVDAERIGDFCWHIHRVWLLPVQVILALIILYRNLGAAPSFAALFATLLVMVCNTPLVKMQKRLHSKIMEAKDSRIKVTVETFKCMRILKLHSWEPSFLKKLLHLRETERSWLKKYLYSSSAVTFLYWASPTFVSIVTFGVCIVLKTPLTAGTVLSALATFQILREPIYNLPELISMIAQTKVSVERIQDFIGEEEQKKLIRDHTSNALNIAIEIDIGEYAWETSEEKLMRPTIKILEKMKIMKGYKVAVCGPVGSGKSSLLSSILGEIPRISGGGVTVYGRKAYVPQTAWIQTGTIRENVLFGKEMNKAYYEDVLEACALNQDIKIWQDRDLSVVGERGMNLSGGQKQRIQLARAVYSDADVYFLDDPFSAVDAHTGTYLFKKCLMHLLSQKTVIYATHQVEFLDASDLVLVMKAGRIVQSGRYEDLMADSNGELVRQMAAHRKSLNQVNLLQDDNTLTTRPHEINEIEAAEKKFEGPINNGKLKARTEEEEEAETGRVKWSVYSTFVTSVYKGALVPVTLLCQVLFQGLQMGSNYWIAWATEVEGRVSRKHMIGIFILMSGGSSIFVLGRAVLLSTIAVETAQRLFCGMITSVFRAPISFFDSTPSSRILSRSSTDQSTVDTDIPYRLAGLAFALIQLLSIIILMSQVSWLVFVLFLAIIAISMWYQDYYITTARELARMVGIRKAPILHHFSESVSGAATIHCFDQEERFVTRILSLIDDYSRITFHNSATMEWLCVRINFLFNLVFFLVLIILVSLARSAIDPSLAGLAATYGLNLNVLQAWVIWNLCNVENKMISVERILQFTNIPSEAPLVIEDHRPKPEWPTNGRIELENLHVQYNLALPMVLKGITCTFPGEKKIGLVGRTGSGKSTLIQALFRVVEPSGGRILIDGVDICKIGLQDLRSRLGIIPQDPTLFQGTVRSNLDPLQQHSDQEIWEVIRKCRLAEIVNQDQRLLDAPVAEDGENWSVGQRQLVCLARVLLKKKTILVLDEATASIDTATDNLIQETIREETKGCTVITVAHRIPTVIDNELVLVLDEGNIVEYDSPAQLLKDKSSSFSKLVAEFLRRSSKSACHRDIS, encoded by the exons ATGGAGTCAGTCATCATTGATATCTCCTTGGAGATTCTCACCTTAACATTTGCCATAGCGTTTCTGACATGGGTTTTGCAAAACGTTTGGAGACAAAGGAGAGAGGGTGATATAAATGAGCATGGACGAGTTAGAGGGTGTAGAGTTTTTACAATGATCACTGTTCTATCCAATGTCATCATCTCAATACTGTACCTTGATTTTGGTTTGTATGAATATTGGAATCATAGGATTATCACTATTAAATCTGTCTTCTTGTTCATGACTTGGGTTTTAGCAACTTTAGTAGCAGTCTTATCAAAGAATAGAACTCTTAGTGGAAACAAAAGGTGGCCATTGATCCTTATCCTCTGGTGGGTCTTTTCCTTCATCGTTGATTCAGTATCTCTCACCATTTACACTATCACACATTTGAAATCCATAGATTTTCCAAGTCCTTTTCCAGAACCTAATATAGTTGATTTTGCTTCCTTTCCTTTCGCAATACTTCTTTGTTTCAATGCTTTTCCTACTAGTTGTACTAGGAAACACAGTGACATAGTAGAGCCTTTActgcaaaaggaaaatgaaagttCCCTTGGTGATGATGGTGAATTCACAAATGCTGGAATTTGGAGCCAACTTACCTTCCAATGGTTAAACCCTATTTTTAAAAGAGGTCGAGTTCAAAAGCTTGAATTACCTCATATTCCTCCAATTCCTCAATCAGAAACAGCAGAAAATGCTTCCCCGTTGCTGGAAAAATCGCTCAGAAAAGCATCATCATTGCCAAAGGCCATAGCCTGTGCCATATGGAAACCCTTGTTCATGAATGCAGCTTTGGCAG atttttttttagggcggctcatgcttcacaattcacatattccacttatgtattggactcctctccttcttcggtcaatgcatcaag GAGTTAACACAATTGCATCCTATACTGGTCCCCTCCTAATCACAAACTTTGTGAATTTCCTGCTGGGAAAGGAAGATGATTTAGGCACCCACTATGGTCTGATTCTTGcactcattttcttctttgcaAAGACAGTGGAGTCACTAACTCAAAGACAATGGTATTTTGGTGCACAGCGAATTGGCATACAATTAAGGGCAGCTCTAATATCATTAATTTACAAGAAATCTATATCCACTAAGTATGTTGGTTTAAGTAAcggtaaaattataaatttaatcaaTGTGGATGCTGAAAGAATTGGAGACTTCTGCTGGCACATTCATAGAGTTTGGCTGCTTCCAGTCCAGGTCATTCTGGCCTTGATCATCCTCTACAGGAATCTAGGAGCTGCCCCCTCCTTTGCTGCTCTTTTTGCCACACTTTTGGTGATGGTATGCAACACGCCTTTGGTTAAGATGCAAAAAAGGCTTCACTCCAAGATCATGGAAGCTAAGGATTCAAGAATCAAAGTGACTGTGGAGACTTTCAAGTGCATGAGAATTTTGAAACTGCATTCATGGGAACCCTCATTCTTAAAGAAGCTCCTACATCTCAGGGAAACTGAGAGAAGCTGGCTGAAAAAATACCTGTATTCTTCCTCAGCAGTGACCTTTCTCTATTGGGCTTCACCAACTTTTGTTTCAATTGTCACTTTTGGTGTCTGCATTGTATTGAAGACACCATTAACAGCAGGTACAGTCCTCTCAGCCTTAGCCACTTTTCAAATTTTACGAGAACCTATCTACAACCTACCAGAGCTCATTTCAATGATTGCTCAAACAAAGGTCTCAGTTGAGCGTATCCAAGATTTCATTggtgaagaagaacaaaagaaGCTGATACGTGATCATACTTCAAATGCTTTGAATATCGCAATTGAGATTGATATAGGGGAATATGCTTgggaaacaagtgaagaaaaattaatgagacctacaatcaaaattttggagaagatgAAGATAATGAAAGGTTACAAGGTTGCAGTTTGTGGTCCGGTTGGGTCAGGAAAATCAAGTCTTCTCTCTAGTATACTTGGTGAAATTCCCAGGATTTCTGGGGGAGGAGTAACAGTTTATGGAAGGAAGGCCTACGTGCCCCAAACTGCTTGGATTCAAACAGGTACGATTAGAGAGAATGTGCTGTTTGGCAAGGAAATGAACAAGGCATATTATGAGGATGTACTAGAAGCCTGTGCTTTGAATCAGGATATCAAGATTTGGCAAGACAGAGATTTGAGTGTAGTTGGAGAGAGGGGAATGAACTTGAGTGGAGGACAAAAGCAAAGAATCCAACTGGCAAGAGCTGTCTATAGTGATGCCGATGTTTATTTCTTGGACGACCCTTTCAGTGCTGTTGATGCCCATACTGGAACCTATTTGTTCAAG AAGTGTCTCATGCATCTATTGTCACAAAAGACCGTCATCTATGCTACTCATCAAGTGGAATTTTTAGATGCTTCCGACCTTGTTTTG GTGATGAAAGCTGGAAGGATAGTTCAGTCAGGAAGGTATGAAGATCTGATGGCAGATTCGAATGGTGAACTTGTTAGACAAATGGCTGCTCATAGAAAATCACTAAACCAAGTTAACCTACTCCAAGATGATAATACCTTAACTACTAGACCCCATGAGATAAATGAGATAGAAGCtgcagaaaaaaaatttgaaggtcCCATCAACAATGGAAAACTTAAAGCAagaactgaagaagaagaagaagcagaaactGGTAGAGTAAAATGGAGTGTTTACTCAACCTTTGTTACTTCTGTATATAAAGGAGCTCTAGTTCCAGTTACCCTTCTCTGTCAAGTTCTCTTCCAAGGACTACAAATGGGCAGCAATTACTGGATTGCGTGGGCAACAGAGGTAGAAGGAAGAGTCAGTAGAAAGCATATGATAGGGATATTCATTTTGATGTCTGGTGGGAGCTCAATCTTCGTATTGGGAAGGGCAGTTTTGCTATCTACTATTGCTGTTGAGACTGCTCAGCGTCTCTTCTGTGGAATGATCACATCAGTTTTTCGAGCacccatttctttttttgactcCACACCTTCAAGTCGAATCCTTAGTAGG TCTTCTACAGATCAAAGCACCGTAGACACAGACATTCCCTACAGATTAGCTGGATTGGCATTTGCACTTATTCAGCTATTAAGTATCATCATCCTAATGTCCCAGGTCTCTTGGCTAGTCTTCGTTCTCTTCCTTGCAATTATTGCCATCTCTATGTGGTATCAG GATTATTACATTACCACTGCTAGAGAACTAGCCCGAATGGTTGGCATTCGAAAGGCTCCAATCTTGCACCACTTTTCAGAATCAGTTTCTGGGGCAGCAACTATTCATTGTTTTGATCAGGAAGAGCGCTTTGTGACAAGAATTCTGAGCCtgattgatgattattctcgtATAACCTTTCACAATTCTGCCACAATGGAATGGTTGTGTGTTCGGATCAACTTTCTTTTTAATCTTGTCTTCTTCCTTGTTCTGATAATCTTGGTGAGCCTGGCTAGGTCAGCTATTGACCCCA GCTTAGCAGGACTGGCAGCTACCTATGGCTTGAACCTAAATGTTCTTCAAGCATGGGTGATATGGAATCTGTGCAATGTTGAGAACAAAATGATATCAGTTGAGAGAATTCTCCAATTTACAAATATACCAAGTGAAGCACCCCTAGTGATTGAAGATCACAGGCCAAAGCCTGAATGGCCAACAAATGGAAGGATAGAGCTTGAAAACCTTCATGTCCAGTATAATCTTGCACTTCCAATGGTTCTAAAAGGGATTACTTGCACCTTCCCGGGAGAGAAGAAAATTGGACTTGTGGGGAGGACAGGAAGTGGAAAGTCAACTTTAATTCAAGCACTCTTTAGGGTGGTGGAGCCTTCAGGAGGACGTATTCTGATCGATGGAGTTGATATTTGTAAAATAGGTTTACAGGATTTAAGGTCTAGGTTGGGTATAATACCACAAGACCCAACATTGTTTCAGGGAACTGTGAGAAGTAATCTGGATCCTTTGCAACAGCATTCAGATCAAGAAATTTGGGAG GTTATCAGAAAGTGTCGTCTTGCAGAGATAGTGAACCAGGACCAAAGGCTTCTTGATGCACCAG TTGCAGAAGATGGAGAAAATTGGAGTGTTGGACAGAGGCAGCTTGTTTGCCTGGCCAGGGTTCTACTCAAGAAGAAAACAATTCTAGTGTTGGATGAGGCTACTGCTTCTATAGATACTGCAACAGATAATCTAATTCAAGAAACAATCAGAGAAGAGACAAAGGGATGCACTGTTATTACTGTAGCTCATCGTATACCCACTGTTATTGACAATGAATTGGTTCTTGTTCTTGATGAAG GCAATATTGTAGAGTATGACTCCCCAGCTCAGTTACTCAAGGATAAGTCCTCTTCATTCTCAAAGTTGGTGGCTGAATTCTTGAGGAGATCATCCAAGAGTGCCTGCCATAGGGATATTTCTTGA